A window from Theobroma cacao cultivar B97-61/B2 chromosome 3, Criollo_cocoa_genome_V2, whole genome shotgun sequence encodes these proteins:
- the LOC18604482 gene encoding DNA polymerase epsilon subunit B — MSGQTRKMIQKKLKIRGYSLKMDGLEEILSFVDRFQDAQDEAIDLLLDQLDHESLKSSIIDKGAVHRVISLLLEAEAAEEECPTSSTSLSHSSIRVVDAFLVPKFRYDPIKKHFFQHAGSLPIHGDASAKSALYRDRFLLLFQRVSRDQHFIKPAFDTDETSQSCQLSPIQSLVGQRGKRWVMGVISQLEDGHFYLEDLTAAVEIDFSKAKITTGFFMENTVIVAEGEMLSEGIFQVITCGFPPLEDRDKSFKILAGHDFFGGGTLTKEETLRLADLEKRAVNDMFVILSDIWLDNEEVMEKLETVLNGFESVEIVPSLFVLMGNFCSHPCNLSFHSFSSLRLQFGKLGRMIEAHPRLKEQSRFLFIPGPDDAGPSTALPRCALPKYLTEELQKHAPNAIFSTNPCRIKFYTQEIVFFRQDLLYRMRRSCLIPPSTEETDDPFEHLVATITHQSHLCPLPLFVQPIIWNYDHCLHLYPTPHTIILGDRSEQKAFKYTGITCFNPGSFSDDSTFVAYRPCTQEVEFSAL; from the exons ATGAGTGGGCAAACTCGAAAGATGATACAGAAGAAGTTGAAGATCAGAGGATACAGCCTGAAGATGGATGGCCTTGAGGAGATTCTTTCCTTTGTTGATCGCTTCCAAGATGCCCAAGATGAAGCCATCGATCTGCTACTCGATCAGCTCGATCATGAATCCC TGAAATCTTCCATAATTGACAAGGGGGCGGTGCATCGAGTAATCAGTCTTCTACTGGAAGCAGAAGCAGCCGAGGAGGAATGCCCTACTTCTTCAACCTCTCTTTCCCATTCTTCTATTCGCGTTGTTGATGCCTTTCTCGTCCCCAAATTTCGATACGATCCCATCAAGAAGCATTTCTTTCA ACATGCTGGTAGTCTACCGATCCATGGGGATGCCTCTGCGAAATCAGCTCTGTATAGGGATAGGTTTCTTTTATTGTTCCAAAGGGTTTCTCGTGATCAACATTTTATTAAACCCGCATTTGATACTGATGAAACCTCTCAAAGTTGTCAG CTATCTCCAATACAGTCTCTGGTTGGGCAAAGAGGGAAAAGATGGGTGATGGGTGTCATCTCGCAGTTGGAGGATGGACATTTTTACTTGGAAGACCTTACCGCTGCAGTTGAAATTGACTTCTCTAAGGCA AAAATAACTACAGGATTTTTTATGGAGAACACCGTCATTGTAGCTGAGGGTGAAATGCTTTCTGAGGGTATTTTTCAG GTAATTACATGTGGGTTTCCTCCCTTAGAGGACAGagataaatcattcaaaatacTTGCTGGGCATGACTTCTTTGGTGGTGGTACACTAACAAAAGAGGAGACT CTCAGACTTGCAGATCTGGAAAAGAGAGCAGTGAATGACATGTTTGTCATACTGTCTGACATTTGGCTGGATAATGAAGAG GTCATGGAAAAGCTGGAGACTGTCCTTAATGGATTTGAGAGTGTGGAAATTGTTCCTTCCTTATTTGTTTTGATGGGAAACTTTTGTTCTCACCCATGTAACCTCTcctttcattctttttcaagtCTCAG ATTGCAATTTGGCAAATTAGGCCGAATGATTGAAGCCCATCCACGGCTTAAAGAGCAGAGTCGGTTTCTGTTCATTCCAGGTCCTGATGATGCAG GTCCATCAACGGCTCTACCCAGGTGTGCTTTACCAAAATATCTAACTGAAGAGCTCCAGAAGCATGCTCCAAATGCCATATTTTCTACTAATCCGTGCAG AATAAAGTTCTACACCCAGGAAATCGTCTTCTTTCGTCAAGATCTGCTGTATAGGATGCGTCGTTCCTGTTTGATTCCCCCTTCTACTGAAGAAACGGATGATCCTTTTGAACAT CTTGTTGCAACCATAACCCATCAAAGTCATCTCTGCCCACTCCCTCTCTTTGTACAACCCATTATTTGGAATTATGACCATTGTCTCCATCTATATCCGACTCCACATACG ATCATTTTGGGTGATAGAAGTGAGCAGAAGGCATTCAAATACACTGGAATTACTTGCTTTAATCCAGGTTCCTTCTCAGATGATAGCACATTTGTTGCATATCGTCCCTGCACTCAGGAAGTTGAGTTTTCAGCCTTGTGA
- the LOC108661165 gene encoding uncharacterized protein LOC108661165: MRFGKKGKLSPQYIGPFEILERVRAIAYRLAPPPDLSNIHPVFHVSMLRKYNPNPSHVIRYETIQLKDDLTYEEQPIAILDRQVKKLRSKNVASVKVLRRNRTSEEVMWEAEEEIQTKYSHLFDT, translated from the coding sequence atgaggtttggaaagaaaggaaaattaagcCCTCAGTATATAGGACccttcgagatcttagaaagggttAGAGCGATAGCTTATCGTTTGGCGCCACCACCAGACCTCTCAAATATTCACcccgtgtttcatgtgtcTATGCTTAGGAAGTACAACCCGAATCCCTCTcatgtaatacggtatgaGACCATCCAACTAAAAGATGATTTGACCTATGAGGAGCAACCGATAGCTATCCTCGATCGGCAAGTCAAAAAGCTCCGTTCAAAGAATGTAGCCTCAGTAAAAGTGTTGAGGCGAAACCGCACCAGTGAAGAGGTAATGTGGGAAGCCGAGGAGGAAATACAAACCAAATATTCACACCTCTTTGATACTTAG